A single window of Methylacidimicrobium sp. AP8 DNA harbors:
- a CDS encoding NADP-dependent isocitrate dehydrogenase: MSKVPVTVAYGDGIGPEIMAATLAVLEAAGAELEVETIEIGREVYLRGNASGIEPEAWESLRRTKVFLKAPITTPQGGGYKSLNVTVRKALGLYANIRPCVSYVPFVESKHPDLDVVIVRENEEDLYGGIEYRQTGDSYQCLKIMTRPGTERLIRYGFEYARSYRRKKVTCFTKDNIMKLTDGMFHRVFEEVGAEYPEIEKEHWIVDIGAAKLADTPQAFDVVVLPNLYGDILSDVVAQLAGSVGLAGSSNIGAEYAMFEAIHGSAPRRAGQNLANPSGLLLAAVQMLLHIRQRGVAERVHNAWLRTLEEGIHTYDIFREGKSRQKVGTKEFGQAVIANLGKTPQTLKPVHYGEETENPRSSFPYRPPEERKVLVGVDVFVEFPGRIDDLVARLRQIGAERLDLQSIANRGMSVWPFGLGETLLAGPFQCRFLAKDASLGLSQRAIVELLGAVEAAGIEFTKTELLYTFNGVEGFSRSQGA; this comes from the coding sequence ATGAGTAAAGTTCCCGTCACGGTGGCGTATGGGGATGGCATCGGCCCGGAGATCATGGCGGCGACGCTTGCGGTCCTCGAGGCGGCGGGTGCCGAGCTGGAGGTCGAGACGATCGAGATCGGAAGAGAGGTTTACCTGCGGGGGAACGCGAGCGGGATCGAGCCGGAAGCCTGGGAAAGCCTGCGGAGGACAAAAGTTTTTCTGAAAGCGCCCATCACCACGCCTCAGGGCGGAGGGTACAAGAGCCTCAACGTCACGGTGCGGAAGGCGCTGGGACTCTACGCGAATATCCGTCCTTGCGTTTCCTATGTGCCCTTTGTGGAAAGCAAGCATCCTGATCTGGACGTCGTGATTGTTCGGGAGAACGAGGAGGATCTCTACGGAGGGATCGAGTACCGGCAGACCGGCGACTCCTATCAGTGTCTCAAGATCATGACAAGGCCCGGAACCGAGCGGCTGATCCGCTACGGTTTCGAGTACGCCCGCTCCTACCGAAGGAAAAAGGTCACCTGCTTCACCAAGGACAACATCATGAAGCTGACCGACGGCATGTTCCATAGGGTCTTCGAGGAAGTCGGAGCGGAGTATCCGGAGATCGAGAAGGAGCACTGGATCGTCGACATCGGGGCGGCCAAGCTCGCGGATACTCCGCAGGCCTTCGATGTCGTCGTGCTCCCCAATCTCTACGGGGACATCCTATCGGACGTCGTCGCCCAGCTCGCCGGTTCCGTCGGCCTGGCGGGGTCCTCGAACATCGGCGCCGAATACGCCATGTTCGAGGCGATCCACGGCTCGGCTCCGCGCCGTGCCGGGCAAAACTTGGCGAACCCATCCGGGCTGCTTCTCGCTGCGGTGCAAATGCTCCTTCACATTCGGCAGCGGGGGGTGGCCGAGCGGGTGCACAACGCCTGGTTGCGTACTCTCGAGGAGGGCATCCATACCTACGACATCTTCCGCGAGGGCAAGAGCCGGCAAAAGGTGGGGACCAAGGAGTTCGGACAGGCGGTGATCGCAAATCTCGGAAAAACGCCGCAGACTCTCAAGCCGGTCCATTATGGGGAGGAGACGGAGAATCCACGCTCGAGCTTTCCCTATCGCCCGCCCGAGGAACGGAAGGTCCTGGTCGGCGTCGACGTCTTTGTCGAGTTCCCGGGAAGAATCGACGATCTGGTCGCCCGGCTCCGGCAAATCGGTGCCGAGCGACTCGATCTACAATCCATCGCGAACCGCGGAATGAGCGTCTGGCCTTTCGGATTAGGCGAAACCCTGCTCGCGGGACCTTTCCAGTGCCGGTTTCTCGCGAAGGATGCGTCCTTGGGGCTTTCGCAGCGAGCGATCGTCGAGCTGCTCGGCGCGGTCGAGGCTGCGGGAATTGAGTTCACAAAGACCGAGCTGCTGTATACGTTTAACGGCGTGGAAGGCTTCTCCCGAAGCCAGGGAGCTTAA
- a CDS encoding IS200/IS605 family accessory protein TnpB-related protein: MSKLPVFTYQTRLRLTHEQTSCLDAYAELYGRAQRSLFAKMRAGVSINELKRSFLRRFGLTSRKFNAIRVELEGKIASIRERRPELIEEAKWRIRKAEEAVGRLEEKHPGSNVVHQKKRRLAVLRAKLEALLADQESGRVRLCFGSRRLFRKQFSREENGYADHAAWKKDWQAERSSQFFLLGSKDETSGNQSCQATVAPDGGLRLRLRLPNGLGSTSKHLVLEGVRFAYGQDAILQALAASRIVTGTTKTGKLARKREGSAVSYRFVRDRKGWRVFASVEAQPVALATRRLAGAIGVDINPDHLALAETDRFGNLVEIRRIGLHLYGKSEEQAKAAIGDACRQIARACAESGKPLVIERLDLRKRRAEPESVDPVRARSLSSFAYAKTIAMLKAASFRAGVEVIEVNPAYTSVIGAVNHARRHGIGSHQGAAYAIARRGLGLSERPSVREAVVPTRNGGYVTFVLPARNRAKHVWSFWAGVRKRLKAAHAAHARSGGNRLPPAPLLPKARALGATRTLPAKPRHANRRQHCSADVVDDLPW, encoded by the coding sequence ATGAGTAAGCTTCCTGTTTTCACCTACCAGACCCGGTTGAGGTTGACGCATGAGCAGACTTCGTGTCTTGACGCCTATGCGGAACTCTACGGGCGGGCGCAGCGGAGCCTCTTTGCCAAGATGCGGGCGGGCGTTTCCATAAACGAGCTCAAGCGGTCGTTCCTGCGCCGATTCGGCCTCACCTCCCGGAAGTTCAACGCCATTCGGGTCGAGCTCGAAGGCAAGATCGCCTCGATCCGGGAAAGGCGGCCCGAGTTGATCGAGGAAGCCAAATGGCGGATCCGGAAAGCGGAAGAGGCGGTCGGCCGGCTGGAGGAGAAGCATCCGGGATCGAATGTCGTGCACCAAAAAAAGCGGCGGCTTGCCGTCCTGCGGGCGAAGCTCGAGGCGCTTCTGGCCGATCAGGAGTCCGGCCGGGTCCGGCTCTGTTTCGGTTCCCGACGCCTCTTCCGCAAGCAGTTTTCCCGGGAAGAGAACGGCTATGCGGACCATGCCGCATGGAAGAAGGATTGGCAGGCGGAGCGGAGCAGCCAGTTCTTCCTGCTCGGATCGAAGGACGAGACATCGGGCAACCAGTCCTGCCAAGCCACGGTCGCTCCGGACGGCGGCCTGCGGCTGCGGTTGCGGCTGCCGAACGGATTGGGAAGCACGAGCAAACACCTGGTGCTCGAGGGCGTGCGCTTCGCCTACGGCCAGGATGCGATCCTCCAGGCGCTGGCCGCGAGCCGCATCGTTACCGGGACAACTAAGACAGGGAAGCTGGCACGGAAGCGGGAGGGATCCGCCGTGAGCTACCGCTTCGTGCGGGACCGGAAGGGGTGGCGGGTATTCGCAAGCGTCGAGGCGCAACCGGTTGCCCTGGCGACACGCCGCCTTGCCGGAGCGATCGGCGTTGACATCAACCCGGATCATCTTGCCTTGGCCGAAACGGATCGCTTCGGGAATCTCGTGGAAATCCGCCGGATCGGATTGCATCTCTATGGGAAGAGCGAGGAGCAGGCGAAAGCCGCGATCGGCGATGCGTGCCGGCAGATCGCCCGGGCCTGCGCCGAATCGGGCAAGCCGCTCGTGATCGAGCGATTGGATCTTCGCAAGCGGAGGGCCGAGCCGGAGTCGGTCGATCCCGTCCGGGCTCGCTCGCTCTCTTCTTTCGCCTACGCCAAGACGATCGCGATGCTCAAGGCGGCTTCCTTTCGTGCCGGAGTCGAGGTGATCGAAGTCAACCCGGCCTACACTTCCGTGATTGGCGCGGTCAACCACGCGCGCCGTCACGGCATCGGTTCTCACCAGGGCGCGGCCTACGCCATCGCCCGGAGAGGATTGGGTCTATCCGAACGCCCGTCCGTGCGGGAGGCCGTCGTGCCGACCCGCAATGGCGGCTATGTCACCTTCGTCCTACCCGCGAGGAATCGAGCGAAGCATGTGTGGTCGTTCTGGGCGGGCGTTCGGAAGAGACTCAAAGCGGCGCATGCAGCGCATGCCCGGTCGGGAGGCAACCGCTTGCCTCCCGCGCCTCTGCTCCCGAAAGCGCGAGCATTGGGCGCTACCCGGACTTTGCCGGCGAAACCCCGGCACGCGAATCGTCGGCAGCACTGTTCGGCCGACGTCGTGGACGATCTTCCCTGGTAG
- a CDS encoding transposase, whose translation MREKLAGPEGRRLHARRKQTVEPVFGIRKSAMGFRAFRLRRQAKVRGERSPVCLAYDFQRLWKLAAISHKLSPTACKTGSSASLPLGFPSSQYVFIQLRWKTCARLAPKPICGASATKFVRNGR comes from the coding sequence ATGCGGGAAAAGCTCGCCGGCCCGGAAGGCCGCCGCCTCCACGCGCGACGCAAGCAGACGGTCGAGCCGGTCTTCGGGATCCGCAAATCGGCCATGGGCTTCCGGGCGTTTCGGCTCCGCAGGCAAGCCAAAGTCCGGGGCGAACGGTCGCCGGTCTGCTTGGCGTACGACTTCCAGCGCCTTTGGAAGCTAGCGGCCATTTCTCACAAGCTTTCTCCTACGGCTTGCAAAACGGGCTCCTCTGCTTCGCTCCCGCTTGGTTTTCCATCCTCGCAGTATGTCTTCATACAGCTCCGGTGGAAAACCTGCGCCCGCCTCGCACCCAAGCCCATTTGCGGCGCCTCGGCTACGAAATTTGTGAGAAATGGCCGCTAG
- a CDS encoding aspartyl protease family protein: protein MSARLAAAGIGLALFLLPWTTPGGAADRAAFDRCLREGDLLGASQEARNLPKRDPNDAFAWKKLGWFELMENRLPEARVHLRRALTLDPSDRESKALLSLAWYRTGELSQSAAIQDDLGFAALAELVATLEPEAYALEGSTSVRLGLLPNSRRPKFPVRVNGKEAQFFLDTRGGMSAVNDTVARAAKVERLRNNFLQFWFWAAGKWSVKNRFGRIDTLDLGSMQVRRVPVLLPNWKGLVDGLLGTDFLSHFQTTIDYPRRELFLRRADRGRAEARRAEDNPGTRRVVLPFFWTPGGQIVLQGRVDGTDAIFLLDTLAVGRPVTLSRRLIHRAHLPAHGGYIISLRRAGLFPRVYTEVRELRIGPIVQSEQKADIGTMYDFPPAIDHMQGFPIDGILGVAFFQGYRVTLDFQHMRVILEPSESKGATEGPACAAKPVAER, encoded by the coding sequence ATGTCTGCGCGGTTGGCAGCGGCGGGGATCGGACTCGCGCTTTTCCTCCTGCCCTGGACGACCCCGGGCGGCGCGGCCGATCGCGCCGCCTTCGACCGCTGCTTGCGCGAGGGCGATCTCCTGGGAGCCTCCCAGGAGGCCCGGAACTTGCCTAAGCGCGATCCGAACGATGCTTTTGCCTGGAAAAAGCTGGGATGGTTCGAGCTCATGGAAAACCGGCTCCCGGAAGCCCGTGTCCACTTGCGGCGCGCGCTTACGCTCGATCCGTCGGACCGGGAGAGCAAAGCGCTCCTCTCGCTTGCCTGGTATCGGACGGGGGAGCTGAGCCAGTCCGCGGCGATTCAGGATGACCTCGGGTTCGCCGCTCTGGCCGAGCTGGTGGCGACGCTCGAGCCGGAAGCCTATGCGCTGGAAGGGTCGACTTCGGTCCGGCTCGGCCTGCTTCCCAACTCGCGGCGGCCGAAGTTCCCGGTGCGCGTCAACGGGAAGGAGGCCCAGTTCTTCCTTGATACGCGGGGAGGCATGAGCGCGGTCAATGACACCGTCGCGCGGGCGGCGAAGGTCGAACGGCTGCGGAACAATTTTCTCCAGTTTTGGTTTTGGGCCGCCGGAAAGTGGTCGGTCAAGAATCGTTTCGGACGGATCGATACGCTGGACTTGGGATCGATGCAGGTCCGCCGGGTCCCCGTGCTTCTGCCCAACTGGAAGGGGTTGGTGGACGGCCTGCTCGGAACCGATTTCCTCTCGCATTTCCAAACGACGATCGACTACCCCCGAAGGGAACTCTTTCTCCGTAGGGCCGACCGGGGACGGGCGGAAGCCCGGCGCGCGGAGGACAACCCGGGAACGCGACGTGTCGTGCTCCCGTTCTTTTGGACTCCCGGGGGGCAGATCGTGCTGCAAGGACGCGTCGACGGCACGGATGCGATCTTCCTGTTGGACACCCTTGCCGTGGGGCGGCCGGTTACCCTCTCACGCCGGCTGATCCACCGAGCGCATCTTCCCGCGCACGGCGGCTACATCATCAGCTTGCGGCGAGCGGGCCTCTTTCCGCGGGTCTACACGGAAGTCCGGGAGCTGCGGATCGGCCCCATCGTCCAAAGCGAGCAGAAGGCGGATATCGGCACGATGTACGATTTCCCCCCTGCCATCGACCATATGCAGGGGTTCCCGATCGACGGCATCCTGGGAGTCGCCTTCTTTCAAGGGTATCGGGTAACCTTGGATTTCCAGCACATGCGTGTCATTCTCGAGCCCTCGGAGAGCAAAGGCGCGACGGAAGGACCGGCGTGCGCTGCGAAGCCCGTCGCGGAGCGGTAG
- a CDS encoding lysylphosphatidylglycerol synthase transmembrane domain-containing protein has product MAGEEAAETRNVPSRADAWKWTARAAVSAILLGWIATRVDWRQIGKLAAAVRPFWLGMSILFAGLSTPITSVRWRILLQVLDLPLSYSQALALGFIGKFFNAILPGSTSGDLVRIYYATRMFPGKGAMAGFSVLYDRFLEGVVLLVLGSLLAAAFYPQLMAHAVLRNAAVALFLLTLATLAAIPMLLHGFERGHLRLPGHWKMAARARKALEEILTAARLYRMASRANWIAVGLSVLSHGSSAALLWALMQALRLELPFWLLVTTMVVVNVAVALPVSISGLGIREGALLYLFGSFGVSREEAVAFSLLLFAVGLVWSLVGGIVYLYYRAGPVGAECRRLHNR; this is encoded by the coding sequence ATGGCAGGCGAGGAAGCGGCCGAAACCCGGAATGTCCCATCGCGGGCGGACGCCTGGAAGTGGACGGCGCGAGCGGCGGTTTCCGCGATTCTCCTGGGATGGATCGCCACCCGGGTGGATTGGCGCCAGATCGGCAAGCTGGCGGCGGCCGTGAGGCCCTTCTGGCTCGGGATGTCCATCCTCTTTGCCGGGCTCTCGACTCCGATCACCTCCGTTCGCTGGCGCATCCTGCTTCAGGTGTTGGATCTTCCTCTGTCCTATTCGCAGGCTCTGGCCTTGGGCTTTATCGGGAAATTCTTCAATGCGATTCTGCCGGGCTCCACAAGCGGCGATCTTGTCCGGATCTACTATGCGACGCGGATGTTCCCCGGCAAGGGGGCGATGGCCGGCTTCTCGGTCCTCTACGACCGCTTTCTCGAAGGAGTCGTTCTTCTGGTTCTGGGTTCGTTGCTTGCGGCGGCCTTCTACCCGCAGCTGATGGCGCACGCCGTGCTTCGCAATGCGGCGGTGGCGCTCTTTCTCTTGACGCTTGCCACCCTGGCGGCGATCCCGATGCTCTTGCACGGCTTCGAGCGCGGGCATCTCCGGCTGCCGGGGCATTGGAAGATGGCCGCGCGCGCCCGAAAGGCCTTGGAAGAGATCCTCACGGCCGCCCGCCTCTATCGGATGGCCTCGCGGGCAAATTGGATCGCCGTCGGTCTCTCGGTCCTCTCTCACGGGAGCTCCGCCGCCTTGCTTTGGGCGCTCATGCAAGCGCTGCGCCTGGAGTTGCCTTTCTGGCTCCTGGTGACGACGATGGTGGTCGTGAACGTGGCGGTCGCCTTGCCGGTGAGTATTTCGGGCCTTGGGATCCGGGAGGGGGCGCTACTCTACCTTTTCGGCTCCTTCGGAGTGAGCCGGGAAGAGGCCGTGGCCTTCTCCCTCCTCCTGTTCGCCGTCGGCCTCGTCTGGAGCCTGGTCGGCGGAATCGTTTATCTCTATTATCGGGCGGGCCCTGTGGGCGCGGAATGCAGGAGATTGCACAATCGCTAA
- a CDS encoding S-adenosyl-l-methionine hydroxide adenosyltransferase family protein — MVLAGCSSKEPRSEPVIGLITDFGLRDPYVAEVKGVIYSIHPGARVVDLLHQIEPFQIQQAAYLVEEAAREFPKGSIFVAVVDPGVGTPRAPILLETRSGKFFFAPDNGLLSLVTEREGMRRAWKLDKPTFHRAGTPSRTFHGRDIFGPAAAHLAAGIDPEQLGSRIEKVESLNLTPASVLGQAVQGQVISIDHFGNVITNIPRDLTPRLQEGILLRISIGEQTISAPLVGTYADIPSGKIGALFNSSDYLELGMNKASAARQLKISEGARILVRP; from the coding sequence ATGGTCCTAGCCGGTTGTTCTTCGAAGGAGCCGCGGAGCGAGCCCGTGATCGGGTTGATCACCGACTTCGGGCTGCGCGATCCCTACGTGGCGGAAGTAAAAGGGGTGATCTATTCGATCCATCCCGGCGCCCGGGTCGTCGATCTGCTCCATCAGATCGAGCCGTTCCAAATCCAGCAGGCCGCCTATCTGGTCGAGGAGGCGGCGCGGGAGTTTCCCAAAGGATCGATCTTCGTCGCCGTCGTCGATCCGGGAGTGGGAACGCCGCGGGCGCCGATCCTGCTCGAGACCCGCTCGGGCAAGTTCTTCTTTGCGCCGGATAACGGACTGCTCTCGCTCGTGACCGAGCGCGAAGGCATGCGACGGGCTTGGAAGCTCGATAAGCCCACATTCCATCGAGCGGGAACGCCTTCCCGCACCTTTCACGGCCGGGATATCTTCGGCCCGGCAGCGGCCCATTTGGCGGCCGGGATCGATCCGGAGCAGCTCGGCTCCCGGATCGAGAAGGTGGAGTCGCTCAATTTGACCCCGGCCAGCGTCCTCGGGCAGGCGGTGCAAGGACAGGTCATCTCGATCGACCACTTCGGAAATGTGATCACCAATATCCCGAGGGATCTCACTCCCCGCCTGCAGGAAGGAATCCTGCTGAGGATCTCCATCGGGGAGCAGACCATTTCGGCGCCGCTCGTCGGCACCTACGCGGACATCCCTTCCGGGAAGATCGGAGCTCTCTTCAACAGCTCGGACTATCTGGAGCTCGGCATGAACAAGGCTTCGGCAGCCCGCCAGCTCAAGATCTCGGAAGGGGCCCGGATCCTCGTGAGGCCATAG
- the typA gene encoding translational GTPase TypA, with the protein MALIRNIAIIAHVDHGKTTLVDQLLRQSGTFRTNQAVAERVMDSMDLEREKGITIRAKNASFHYKGCKINLVDTPGHADFGGEVERSLRMVDGVLLLVDAVEGPQAQTKFVLKKALAAGLAPIVLLNKVDRENARPHEVLDQVFELFLELEATDEQLDFPALYASGKVGFATREWRGIEEAQKHGMEPLFETIVEKVPPPKADAGAHFSLLVANLDYSDYLGQLAIGKIYGGRIRVGDPVVCLSRDAGPRKGRVTRLLGYHGLERRELPEAAAGDIVAVAGIEEVDIGDTLCDQEDRQPLPRIEVDPPTVRMRLLVNNSPLSGREGKFLTARHLRERLFREIRTNVGLRVADNGTGSFEVSGRGQMQIAVLVEQMRREGFELMVSRPEVIYRKDESGRVLEPLETLYVDLPQACLGALLESLARRGAEVQNMRHLRDTVFVEAVIPTRGLLGFETELVNLTRGEGVASHLFCGYGPKKGEIVLRGNGVLVSMEKGTTTAFALENLQERGVLFVGPGEEVYEGMIVGENARPGDLPVNPCKAKHLTNMRSQGEGKGILLETPRKLTLEQAIEFIGPDEYVEVTPRKLRLRKKILNATERRRAEAVAGA; encoded by the coding sequence ATGGCTCTGATAAGAAACATCGCGATCATCGCGCACGTCGATCACGGGAAGACGACTCTCGTCGACCAGCTCCTCCGCCAGTCCGGCACGTTCCGAACCAATCAAGCGGTCGCGGAGCGGGTCATGGACTCGATGGACCTGGAAAGGGAGAAGGGAATTACGATTCGGGCGAAGAACGCCTCCTTCCATTATAAGGGCTGCAAGATCAACTTGGTCGATACGCCCGGCCACGCCGACTTCGGCGGCGAGGTGGAGCGCAGCCTGCGCATGGTGGACGGAGTCCTCTTGCTCGTCGATGCGGTGGAAGGACCGCAGGCGCAGACGAAGTTCGTCCTGAAGAAGGCGCTGGCCGCCGGCCTGGCGCCGATCGTCCTGCTCAACAAGGTCGACCGGGAGAATGCCCGGCCCCACGAGGTCCTCGACCAAGTGTTCGAGCTTTTCCTCGAGCTCGAAGCGACCGACGAGCAGCTCGATTTCCCCGCTCTCTACGCCTCGGGCAAAGTCGGCTTCGCTACCCGCGAATGGCGCGGGATCGAGGAGGCGCAAAAGCACGGAATGGAGCCGCTCTTCGAAACGATCGTCGAAAAGGTTCCTCCGCCCAAAGCCGATGCCGGCGCCCACTTCTCGCTCCTGGTTGCCAATCTCGATTACAGCGATTATCTGGGCCAGCTGGCCATCGGGAAGATCTACGGAGGACGAATCCGGGTAGGGGATCCCGTCGTCTGCCTGTCGCGGGACGCCGGACCGCGGAAAGGACGCGTGACCCGGCTTCTGGGCTATCATGGCCTGGAACGCCGGGAGCTTCCCGAAGCCGCCGCCGGGGATATCGTGGCGGTGGCCGGGATCGAAGAGGTGGACATCGGGGATACCCTCTGCGACCAGGAGGATCGGCAACCGTTGCCGCGGATCGAGGTGGACCCGCCGACGGTGCGGATGCGCCTCCTCGTCAACAATTCCCCCTTGTCGGGCCGCGAGGGAAAGTTCCTTACGGCCCGCCATCTTCGGGAGCGCCTCTTCCGGGAAATCCGTACGAACGTGGGACTCCGGGTGGCGGACAACGGCACGGGCTCCTTTGAAGTGAGCGGCCGGGGACAGATGCAGATCGCCGTTCTGGTGGAGCAGATGCGCCGGGAAGGCTTCGAGCTCATGGTCTCGCGGCCCGAGGTGATCTACCGCAAGGACGAAAGCGGCCGCGTGCTCGAACCGCTGGAGACCTTGTATGTCGATCTCCCGCAGGCGTGCTTGGGCGCCCTCCTGGAGTCTCTGGCCCGGCGGGGTGCCGAGGTCCAAAACATGCGCCATCTGCGGGACACGGTTTTCGTGGAGGCGGTCATTCCCACCCGCGGACTGCTCGGCTTCGAGACGGAGCTGGTCAACCTGACCCGGGGGGAGGGGGTCGCCAGCCATCTTTTTTGCGGGTACGGTCCCAAGAAAGGGGAGATCGTCCTTCGCGGCAACGGGGTCCTGGTCTCCATGGAGAAAGGGACGACGACCGCGTTCGCCCTGGAAAACCTGCAGGAACGGGGCGTGCTTTTCGTGGGCCCCGGGGAAGAGGTCTATGAGGGGATGATCGTCGGCGAGAACGCGCGTCCGGGCGATCTACCCGTGAATCCCTGCAAAGCCAAGCATCTGACGAACATGCGCTCGCAGGGCGAGGGCAAGGGGATCCTTTTGGAGACGCCGAGGAAGCTGACCTTGGAGCAGGCGATCGAATTCATCGGTCCGGACGAGTATGTCGAAGTGACCCCGAGGAAGCTTCGCTTGCGGAAGAAGATCTTGAACGCCACCGAAAGACGGAGAGCCGAGGCGGTCGCTGGCGCATAG
- a CDS encoding cysteine hydrolase family protein, which translates to MEAVIVVDMLVDFVHGKLAAARAAALIDPLARLLGAARAAAKPVIYVGDAHLPHDFELRLWGEHAMRGSDGARVIPELTPHKDDYLFEKRSYSAFFETGLDSLLRSRSVDTLVLTGLHTHICVRHTAADAFFRGYRIVVPTDCVTAFAEAEHESGLEYLHRIYGAELTTGRDLADRWSRRI; encoded by the coding sequence ATGGAGGCCGTGATCGTGGTCGACATGCTCGTCGACTTCGTTCACGGAAAGCTGGCCGCCGCCCGGGCGGCCGCCCTGATCGATCCGTTGGCGCGCCTCTTGGGCGCGGCACGGGCGGCGGCCAAGCCCGTGATCTACGTGGGCGACGCCCATCTTCCCCACGATTTCGAGCTGCGGCTCTGGGGCGAGCACGCGATGCGCGGGAGCGACGGAGCCCGCGTCATCCCGGAACTGACGCCCCACAAGGACGACTATCTTTTCGAGAAGCGAAGCTACAGCGCCTTCTTCGAAACCGGGCTCGATTCGCTGCTCCGCTCCCGCAGCGTGGACACGCTTGTGCTTACCGGCCTCCACACGCATATCTGCGTCCGGCACACCGCCGCCGACGCGTTTTTCCGGGGTTACCGGATCGTCGTGCCCACCGATTGCGTTACCGCTTTTGCGGAGGCCGAACACGAATCGGGCTTGGAGTATCTGCATCGGATCTACGGGGCGGAATTGACCACGGGAAGGGACTTGGCGGACCGCTGGAGCCGGCGGATCTGA
- the cyoE gene encoding heme o synthase — MKHVFRDSSASRLPTGGRSAAVASGLRRSPAPIRWWQELSELIKFRLTLLVLLTTLVGFCLGSARPIDGLQALHTVLGTALVAAAAAILNEVIERQQDARMTRTQNRPIAAGRVAGPQAAAAAVAAAMAGVAYLGFFANVLAALVAAVTLGIYVSIYTPLKRISPWNTWVGAVSGALPPVIGYVGARNEVDQTALFLLALLFLWQMPHFFAIAWLYRNDYERAGFRMLVVVDATGRKLTSQTVFFTIALLLVSLWPSAAGTAALAYGPGAAGLGALFIWAAIRFHNRPDRSTARALFFASIAYLPLILGLLVLCWK, encoded by the coding sequence ATGAAGCACGTCTTCCGCGATTCCTCCGCTTCCCGGCTCCCGACCGGCGGTCGGTCCGCGGCCGTCGCATCGGGGCTGCGGCGGTCGCCGGCGCCTATTCGCTGGTGGCAAGAGCTTTCGGAACTCATCAAGTTCCGGCTGACCCTCCTCGTTCTCCTGACCACCCTGGTCGGCTTCTGCCTCGGCTCCGCCCGTCCGATCGACGGCCTACAGGCTCTGCACACCGTCCTAGGAACCGCACTCGTGGCGGCCGCCGCTGCGATCCTCAACGAGGTGATCGAACGGCAGCAGGACGCCCGGATGACCCGCACGCAAAACCGACCGATTGCCGCAGGCCGCGTGGCCGGACCGCAGGCTGCGGCGGCCGCGGTCGCCGCCGCCATGGCCGGAGTCGCGTATCTCGGGTTCTTCGCGAACGTCCTCGCCGCGCTGGTCGCCGCCGTGACTCTGGGCATCTATGTTAGCATTTATACTCCGCTCAAGCGGATCAGCCCCTGGAACACCTGGGTAGGGGCGGTCTCCGGGGCTCTGCCTCCCGTCATCGGATATGTGGGCGCCAGGAACGAAGTGGATCAAACCGCCCTCTTTCTCCTGGCCCTGCTCTTTTTGTGGCAGATGCCCCATTTTTTCGCCATCGCCTGGCTCTACCGCAACGATTACGAACGCGCCGGCTTCCGAATGCTGGTCGTAGTCGATGCAACCGGGCGGAAACTGACCTCGCAGACGGTTTTCTTCACTATCGCGCTCCTTCTCGTCAGCCTCTGGCCGTCGGCGGCAGGAACGGCTGCGCTTGCCTACGGTCCGGGAGCGGCGGGGCTCGGAGCCCTCTTCATCTGGGCAGCGATACGGTTCCATAACCGTCCCGATCGATCCACGGCCCGCGCCCTCTTCTTCGCCTCGATCGCCTATCTGCCACTGATCCTGGGGCTTCTCGTTCTCTGCTGGAAGTAG